CAATTCCTTAGAGTTCATGGACAGAGCTGTGAGGCTCAGGGAGGTTCTGAATGTCACAGTTTTGAATCAGGCTGAAGTAAAATAGTACAAGCTCCTCGTAGTTCTTTTTGGAAATCCTTTCATTGATGCCATGGAAtctaagaaagaaaaaaaaaaagtttttcccGCTAATAGCATTCATTCACAGTATctaagaagaggaaaatgtgtttcctttatTCGATTGCCTGTCACTGTTCTTGCAGGATAATGGCTTTTTATTACCAAAGCTGAGGGATAAACTGGGCAAGCTGTTAAAACTCTTCTTATTGTATTTGTTCCAGAGGAGCTCAACGTCTGTACTGTACAAGTAGGTCAGATATTTACATCACAAGTTTGTGATGCAAACATGTGACCAACAGCAGAAAGCACTCTTTTGTTCAGGAagttgttttacagtttgtcaATCATTACACTGCACAAGCATTTCATTGTAATGACTGCAGCAGGTTTTGTTGAGACTTCTCCTAAGAGTAATTATAATCAGGGTTAGACACATTCTTACCTCTTAGCATCACCTGGTTTAAACCAGACAGGGGCAAAGCGATAGATATCACTGGTCAGGTCTTTGAAGTGTCGACTGTCTGTGTTCCCAATACAGATACCTGCACATTATATCAAAACACTTATGGAATATTTAAATACCTTAACAACCTAATTTTTATGCAACTAAATCTGTCTGGACTCTACCTGGAGCAACTGTAACTGTTGGAAACATGTCCAACACAGTTTTCTTAATGATCTGGAAGCCAAAGGACTGTTCATCAGCTGAGCTGACAGGCAGAGGGTCAAACCCATCAACAAGCTCGATCTTCACTCGCTGGTCACCCACTGTGGAACGGACGAGGTCCAGTACCTATATGAGATAGCACACATTTTATTCAACTCAGAAAATTCATGGTGACATCAGGAATTCTCAAAAAGGAGAATTACTTTTCTGACTCTACCTCTTGTAATGACTGCGCTGAGTGGATTCGTAGATTTACATAAGCTTCAGCTAGGGAAGGGATGACATTCACCTACAAGGTGGGAAAGAATTTAGGATTTTTTGAAGGCAAACTGAATTGCTTTCAATCTAATTTCCTGTGAATAACCTTCAATTTTATGATTATTAACTGTACCTTAACTCCTGCATTAAACATGGTAACTGCTGTGGTTGTCCTTACAAAAGCATTAGTGTCTGGTTTTCTTTCCAGTACCCTGAAATACAAAACTTTCTAATTAGACACGACACAGTCAGAAGATAACATGCTGAATAAATTTTAGGATGTAATTACCTGCCAAGGAGTGGGGAGAACAGCCACAAATTCGACATTATGAACTTCATTGGAAGCCTGAACTGAAGTCAAAGATCGAGTTAAACAGGGAGAGATCTAAAATACTACAAGTTGTGATGAGTAGTGGACAAGAAGCTGGTTGTCCTTACCTTATGGGCCAGGTGTTCAAAGGTTCCACGCTCAGGCCCATGACCAAATAACCTTGGCATGGGGTTCTCCTCTAGTCTGAGGAATCAAAATGACAGTCAGAGTCTGATGGTATATATAAAATTTGTAGTCAAACATATGGTACAGCATGAACACAGAGACTAACCACAATACATTGTATGTTCCTCTCACCTTTTGACTGCGGCAGCCAAGATCCCAATGCTGGTCTCTCTGGGAGGCATTGAGGAGTGACCAGGGGCCATAGACACACTCAGCTTTACAGTGGCCGAGCCCTTTTCCGTTATCCCAATTCTGTAAACAATGAGCACACACGTAAAACACAGAATGTCAATCAGTCACCTGCGCAATTTAAAGGACACATGCAATTTTATAATATGCTTGTGAGTTTTGTTGTGATGTCAGGCTTGGACTTTTTACCAAGCCAAAGCTGTACCGTAAATATCGTGCTGAGTTGTTACGTTAGAGTATGGCAGGAactcacagagcagcaggtacTTCAAGaccactgatgacatcatccagTACAGCAAGGCCCTCGTCTAGGACAAACGACAGCTGCACACCATGCTGCTTCAGCATTGGCACTATGTTCACTGCCCCCTTGTAACCACCgacctttaaaaagaaatacagaaggATTCAGATGTTCAAATATAGTATTTTAATTCTTGTTTAAGTTCAAAATTTCAAGAAAGTTGTATGAATAGTTGAACTACTTCTTCGTCATGACCAAGACCAATGTAAAATCCTCTGCGTGGAGCATAGCCTTTTATTAGCAAGTATTCCAGCGCCTGAAGTATTCCCTGGGAGAAATAAGGCATATTAGTTTAGCCTTGCTAGCATGTGAAAGGTAAATAAGTATGTAATTCAATTCCATGAGATCACGCAAAATACCACTTGTTCCCTCACCATTACAGAGCCCTTGTCATCGATGGTCCCTCTACCATATATGAAGCCATCTATCTCCTTGGCAGAAAATGGCGGTGCCTCCCAGCCATCCGACTCTGAAGCAGGTACCACATCTATGTGGGCCAGCAGCAGGTATGGCGCCAAGTCAGGCTGTGATCCTTGTACCCAAAATAGGTGGCTGTAGTTGGCCACCAACTGATGATGAACCAATTTTGAAGAGAAAACTGTTGGGAAAGCTGGTACAGGAAGAAGAGCGCAAGCTTAAAGGTGGAACTCTAGTTGTATAAAACCTGCTGTGGCTCTAGTGGAGCACCGGAGTCTGTGAAAATAATCCTGAAGATGCCATCAGCATTATCCTCAAAACAAAGGCTATGTTAGAAACTGGTGTCATAAAGGTTGAAACACGACACTTTTGACATGTCTGACTTGTTATACTATATAGAGAGCTGGAAGATAAATCAATCAGCAACTACTTTGATAATTAATCTACTGTCTGAGTCccttttcaagcaaaaatgccaaaaatttgcagtttccagcttcttaagtgtgaggatttgctgattAACTTTGACAATAGTCTCGATATCTTAGGGTTTGGGAGTGCTGGTAACAAAAAACAAGGGAAGAGAGTAtaattgtgatgggcatttttcacttattgtctgacattttggagacAAAAAggattgattaattaattaatcgaTTGACAAAAGTGCCACAagattggcagattaatcaataataaaaatgactgtTAGTACAAACCCTATTTCATATTTTAGCATTGGAATAGAGAGTAATTAATATATCATATGGCTGGGATAAATCAATACCATaacttgaaatatttaaagtaaaCGTAATCTAAAGTCTGTATTAAAATTTCACATGAAAGACTGTAAGCTGTCTAAAGGAGAAGTGGGCAACTGGCCAGGTGTCGCAAAACCCCTATGTTTACGCCATATTGTTTAGGTCTGCATAATTTGATAAGTTTGATTGTTTAGGAATTACACTTTATTTAATAATTGAATAACTGAATCCACCCATTTATAGTCACACATAATATAGGCCTAATGAAATATGTAGCATATGCATTTGAAAAGTGATCTTGGAATCTAGGCCTTTGTTATTAGAGGTTTAGCTGCATTATTGCCTGAAGCTCTTTGTGGCTAATGTAAAATCGTAATTGCACAATGTTTTGAGGGGCAGAGGCACAGACATTGCTCCTGATACTTTGGACTGGCAGTGTTAGTGTCCTCTTCATATGATGtctatttatgtttatgttatgtttattttaactgCAAGGTAAAAGAAACTAATAGTTTTTACAGGTATCCAGTTCTGTAATTTGGAACAGGTTCTAATTTGGATCCCCTAATCTAAAATTAATATATTCAAATGGCTTTTTTTAATCGGACCAACAGTCTACAACCAAAAGATGTTAGGATTAATATCAATGAAACCAAATAATATATATGAGTTACCATAGCCTCTCTGTCAGCTCGAACCAGTCTGGTTATTCTCCTCTGAGCTTTCTCATCAACAGCAAAACTGCGGTTCACTGGATTTTTTTATGCACGGTTCTGAGTAAATTCTAGAGACTGTTTTATATGAAAATCCCTGgtgatcagcagtttcagaaaacaCTCAAAGCAACCAGTCTGGCACCAACACTCTAATGTTTGACATGAACATTAACTAAAGCTCCAGACCTGTACCTGCATGACTTTATgtactgcactgctgccacatgattagCTGATTGAATAATTGCATGGATATGCTACAGGTGTTAAAAAAATTTAGATAGAAATACAGaataggggaaaaaaacatttctggaaCAATCTATCCACTCCACTTCACAACCCTAGGGTGCCCAACAACAAGTGTTTGCCCGAAGGCCCCATAGGAGGTTAATACGGCCATGTTACCATTTGTCTCAGCACAAAAACCCTGCTGACACCACGTGTCTATGTGTCAGCTGCGtggctagctaacgttagctgaaATGTAGCTTAGTAGCTGTCTTCATACATGTTCGGCATTCAATATTAACGTTAGCTTAACTATTAAACATTAGCTATTGGGTAAAGTTAGCTGGAACTGCTCTGCTAAATCACCGCAACTTTGTGGGTGTGTGAAGCCACTGTTAACTACCAAACACAACCGTGACTGTACAATACAAATAAGTCTCTCATAATATTTTAGTGCCAGCTTTACCTTTACGGAGGAGCCTGTTGAATTCAAGCAGCGCAGTGTTGTTGCTCTCCGTCCCGGAGAAAGACACAGTGGGGATCCGAATAGCCTCTGGATGTATGGATTCAGAGACACACTGTCCGTTAATGGTGGCTTCTCCACATTTCTTTAACGTGCTTTCCACCCAATGTTACGAGAACATTTAACTAGGTAAGGTACTCGTCTAAAACACGACTCAAATTACCTTTAAAATTTGCTATTAGTTCCTCTCTCTGATGATGGTCTATGACGAGCGAGATGTTCTTCGTCTTTTCCCAATTTGCGAGTTGAAGACCGGCATTTACATCCAGTGAGAAAGTCCTGATAGATGCTACagtaaataacaataatattgtAATGAGGAAGCTGCTAATCATAATCTTTAAAAACTTGAATATTTTGAACTTTTGCCCCGACTCGgtcattgtttatttgttgtgacAGCGGAACTCGTTCACTGTGACTGAGTGCAGACTGAATTAGTTTGAGGATGTTGAACGAGAGCCACCTGCTGGTCAGAAAGCGAATTTACTGTTACTACAAAATAATGGTATCAAAGTTTAATTACCCTCTCACCTggttcagtcattcattcagagCTACCATTATGTTAGAAAGTAACCTGCAGTGGTAATGTTCCTCATGTAGTAAACGTACATTTTACTATGTGAAAaataccttctttttttttttttttttttaatatctgaaTGTATTCTTTCTCACTTTAGGATCATCAGTTGCAAAAGAAAGTATGAAGCAAAACATCCTTTAATGAAATatgattcaacattttttttaaaaattaaggCACATCAAAAATACCAATTCCTTGAAAAGGCACCATCAGGTTACACAAATGGGATTAGCAAATTACACAAttctcatttttacatttgacaaaATATGCAGCTCTCTAAAGTTTTAAGAGCACCTCAATGCTTACACAATTGTTTTAACTATAGGGACAAGATTGGTAAAACATCCATAggcaaaacataaatataaaacttgACTTTGAGGTTTGctcccacacagacacacaaacacacaaacacagtaaataacaaatcatatttaaatTAACACATGCTCCCTGAAGACATCCTAGGACAAAGTCATTATGGTtgcatcaacaaaaataaagtaaCTTGACATCTCATCATCAATGTAGACagttaaaaaacacacagttattCCTGTCCAGAAGGTGCTGGTGTATCCTGTACCTCCGTCTGAAGCAAAAGGCCCTCCTCACTGTCTGACATCTGGTTTAGACTGTCCAGTAAGGCCACAAACGGACTGAATGAGGTGTCCCAAAGACAAACATAAATGAGGTACAGGACGCACACCACAATGAGGAAGACCAAAACCTGTATGAGGATGGGCACAAGGCGGCGCTCCACCTCTCGTCTCTCCAGGGTCGTGGGACTGACTGCTGTGTCTGGGTATGCGTACTGCACAGGTCTCCCTGCTGCCCCCTTGATGGGTCTCCGACGAGTGGCGCTGAAGAAGAAGGATATATTAGTGATGGTGAGATGAAGCACTGAACCCTTCCGATGCAACCACTTTGCTAGTGGTTGGAGTGCGACATCTACTGGCCAGAATGTAAAATAAGCAAATAGAAACATTTGTATATTACAAATTAGGCATCACTATAAAGGGAAACCATGACTGTATTTTTTAGTCTAAGCATACCTTTATAGTAATTACTATAAAAGcaatcaaatacattttctatgcatcaaatatataaatatgagtCAGGTTAGGCtcactttctgtgttttaactTGAAGTGTGAAAATCGAGTAGTCAATGTTAAAACGAAAGAACATGTATAATGGTAAATGCACTGATCATtttcaagaaataaaaactgctcaACTGTGTTGGGATTGAgatgatttcattatttttttacgATCTCTCCTGCCT
The genomic region above belongs to Seriola aureovittata isolate HTS-2021-v1 ecotype China chromosome 9, ASM2101889v1, whole genome shotgun sequence and contains:
- the pm20d1.2 gene encoding N-fatty-acyl-amino acid synthase/hydrolase PM20D1.2 isoform X1; protein product: MTESGQKFKIFKFLKIMISSFLITILLLFTVASIRTFSLDVNAGLQLANWEKTKNISLVIDHHQREELIANFKEAIRIPTVSFSGTESNNTALLEFNRLLRKAFPTVFSSKLVHHQLVANYSHLFWVQGSQPDLAPYLLLAHIDVVPASESDGWEAPPFSAKEIDGFIYGRGTIDDKGSVMGILQALEYLLIKGYAPRRGFYIGLGHDEEVGGYKGAVNIVPMLKQHGVQLSFVLDEGLAVLDDVISGLEVPAALIGITEKGSATVKLSVSMAPGHSSMPPRETSIGILAAAVKRLEENPMPRLFGHGPERGTFEHLAHKFRLPMKFIMSNLWLFSPLLGRVLERKPDTNAFVRTTTAVTMFNAGVKVNVIPSLAEAYVNLRIHSAQSLQEVLDLVRSTVGDQRVKIELVDGFDPLPVSSADEQSFGFQIIKKTVLDMFPTVTVAPGICIGNTDSRHFKDLTSDIYRFAPVWFKPGDAKRFHGINERISKKNYEELVLFYFSLIQNCDIQNLPEPHSSVHEL
- the pm20d1.2 gene encoding N-fatty-acyl-amino acid synthase/hydrolase PM20D1.2 isoform X2; the protein is MTESGQKFKIFKFLKIMISSFLITILLLFTVASIRTFSLDVNAGLQLANWEKTKNISLVIDHHQREELIANFKEAIRIPTVSFSGTESNNTALLEFNRLLRKAFPTVFSSKLVHHQLVANYSHLFWVQGSQPDLAPYLLLAHIDVVPASESDGWEAPPFSAKEIDGFIYGRGTIDDKGSVMGILQALEYLLIKGYAPRRGFYIGLGHDEEVGGYKGAVNIVPMLKQHGVQLSFVLDEGLAVLDDVISGLEVPAALIGITEKGSATVKLSVSMAPGHSSMPPRETSIGILAAAVKRLEENPMPRLFGHGPERGTFEHLAHKFRLPMKFIMSNLWLFSPLLGRVLERKPDTNAFVRTTTAVTMFNAGVKVNVIPSLAEAYVNLRIHSAQSLQEVLDLVRSTVGDQRVKIELVDGFDPLPVSSADEQSFGFQIIKKTVLDMFPTVTVAPGICIGNTDSRHFKDLTSDIYRFAPVWFKPGDAKRCQFWSQQTLHLSLGLTEGQTCG